From Tripterygium wilfordii isolate XIE 37 chromosome 13, ASM1340144v1, whole genome shotgun sequence, the proteins below share one genomic window:
- the LOC120013272 gene encoding abscisic acid receptor PYL4-like: MNINLNSNEPKQMPSSLALQRTTATPTTTTIHHHHNKQQPFDVWHVPLIKEDMVVPDHVASLHTRYVGPNQCCSSVVQTIEAPVSTVWSVVRRFDNPQAYKHFLKSCHVIVGDGKAVGTLREVRVVSGLPAASSTERLEILDDERHVLSFSVVGGDHRLRNYRSVTTLHGSTTGSGTVVVESYVVDVPHGNTKEDTCGFVETIVKCNLQSLSQIAENMSKKKTSSNGKSDNI; encoded by the coding sequence ATGAACATTAACCTTAACTCTAACGAACCCAAACAAATGCCTTCTTCACTAGCACTCCAAAGAACCACCGCCACACCCACCACAACCAccatccaccaccaccacaacaaaCAACAACCATTCGACGTGTGGCACGTTCCCTTGATTAAAGAAGATATGGTCGTTCCAGACCACGTGGCAAGTCTCCACACGCGCTACGTGGGTCCCAACCAGTGCTGCTCCTCGGTGGTGCAGACCATCGAGGCACCCGTGTCCACGGTCTGGTCGGTGGTCCGCAGATTCGACAACCCACAAGCTTACAAGCATTTCCTCAAGAGCTGCCACGTCATCGTCGGGGACGGCAAAGCCGTTGGGACGCTCCGCGAGGTGCGCGTGGTGTCGGGACTTCCCGCGGCTTCGAGCACGGAGCGGTTAGAGATCCTGGATGACGAGCGACACGTGTTGAGCTTCAGCGTCGTTGGCGGAGACCACAGGCTCCGTAACTACCGGTCCGTCACGACCTTGCATGGTTCGACCACCGGTTCGGGGACGGTGGTGGTCGAGTCGTACGTTGTCGACGTTCCACATGGAAACACGAAGGAGGACACGTGCGGTTTTGTCGAGACAATTGTCAAGTGCAATTTGCAAtctttgtctcaaattgcagaaaatatgTCCAAGAAGAAGACTAGTTCAAATGGTAAATCtgataatatataa
- the LOC120013625 gene encoding dehydration-responsive element-binding protein 2C-like, with translation MTTPSVVRKRKRRDGTQTLAETLAKWKGYHEHIEPGQDGSEPIRKAPAKGSKKGCMKGKGGPDNSRCNYRGVRQRTWGKWVAEIREPNRGPRLWLGTFPSAVQAALAYDEAARAMYGPYARLNLPHVSSYSYLSDATKDASSVATTTYASVATTAGSDYTSSSHSEVCAAGQQAVGAEEYSSNTIKLEEEHESRWVNMPDVRSGGEEKPEPDAAYGIEHEARPRIEDEPCQSSDIDPRTKDDQLDVADYGWAGGYEGQQDQWQSLNMDEMFDMEEFLGILDNHPLDTSELEFLGSEHIKVEKAPDLSHQLQNPDWTFLGSLPQMKQEGKDTEGHLNLELPDDVGF, from the exons ATGACTACCCCCAGTGTTGTAAG GAAAAGAAAGCGGCGAGATGGAACTCAGACCTTGGCAGAGACGCTTGCTAAGTGGAAAGGCTACCATGAACATATTGAACCTGGCCAAGATGGTTCTGAACCAATCCGTAAGGCTCCTGCAAAGGGTTCAAAGAAGGGTTGCATGAAGGGAAAAGGAGGGCCAGATAACTCAAGATGTAATTACAGGGGTGTTAGGCAGCGAACTTGGGGCAAATGGGTTGCTGAAATTCGGGAGCCAAATCGCGGTCCCAGGCTGTGGTTGGGTACCTTTCCTTCTGCAGTCCAGGCTGCACTTGCTTATGACGAAGCTGCAAGGGCAATGTACGGTCCATATGCCCGCCTCAATCTGCCTCACGTTAGTAGCTACAGTTACTTGTCAGATGCTACAAAGGATGCCTCCTCAGTTGCGACCACAACGTATGCTTCTGTTGCAACTACGGCAGGTTCAGATTATACATCATCATCCCACTCTGAGGTTTGTGCAGCCGGGCAACAAGCTGTTGGTGCTGAGGAATACTCTTCGAACACTATCAAACTTGAAGAAGAACATGAGTCCCGATGGGTTAATATGCCGGACGTCAGATCAGGAGGAGAGGAGAAGCCTGAACCCGATGCGGCATATGGTATTGAGCATGAAGCGAGGCCCCGCATTGAAGATGAGCCCTGTCAGAGTAGTGACATTGATCCAAGAACAAAAGATGATCAGCTTGATGTAGCTGACTACGGTTGGGCTGGTGGATATGAGGGCCAGCAGGATCAGTGGCAGAGTCTGAACATGGATGAGATGTTTGACATGGAAGAGTTTCTTGGGATCCTGGACAACCATCCTCTTGATACTAGTGAGTTGGAGTTCCTGGGCTCTGAGCACATTAAGGTTGAGAAGGCCCCAGATCTTTCGCACCAGCTGCAGAATCCGGATTGGACATTTCTTGGAAGTTTGCCTCAAATGAAGCAAGAAGGCAAAGACACTGAAGGCCACCTGAATCTAGAGTTGCCAGATGATGTGGGGTTTTGA